From the Meriones unguiculatus strain TT.TT164.6M chromosome 12, Bangor_MerUng_6.1, whole genome shotgun sequence genome, one window contains:
- the LOC132646700 gene encoding interferon alpha-1-like, protein MPPPPPQTLLLVGGGAAAGPKHRLLPRLGSLKSVPAHRCLRDRTDFRRLWKQGAGAREERQEATCCYPEVLRQVLHLFVAEASRDAWPQKALEQLLTNVHSDLRDTQQGPAQQGPSCPPPFLTDICKYFRRISSYLKAKGYSPCSWEIVRTEMQAALSGFPGPAERSPEKSRGSLEGSPLR, encoded by the exons atgccgccgccgccgccgcagacTCTGCTCCTGGTGGGAGGGGGCGCTGCTGCTGGGCCGAAGCACCGCCTGCTCCCTCGACTGGGGAGC CTGAAGAGCGTGCCGGCTCACCGGTGCCTGCGGGACAGAACGGACTTCCGACGTCTCTGGAAGCAAGGAGCTGGCGCCCGGGAGGAGCGGCAGGAAGCCACCTGTTGCTACCCCGAGGTGCTCAGGCAGGTCCTCCACCTCTTCGtcgcagaggccagcagagacgCCTGGCCACAGAAGGCTCTTGAGCAGCTACTCACTAATGTGCACAGTGACCTGCGAGACACTCAACAGGGGCCGGCGCAGCAGGGCCCGTCCTGTCCGCCACCTTTCCTCACAGACATCTGCAAGTACTTCCGAAGAATCTCCAGCTACCTGAAGGCCAAGGGATACAGCCCTTGCTCCTGGGAGATCGTCAGGACAGAAATGCAAGCGGCCCTTTCCGGCTTCCCGGGGCCGGCCGAAAGGAGCCCCGAGAAGAGCAGAGGCTCCCTGGAGGGATCTCCACTGAGATGA
- the LOC110544870 gene encoding interferon alpha-2-like: MLPLHLLMMGGVLLMGSLDCGELKSLPAHQCLPDRNDFRRPWKKGAVSREEWQEATCCYPEVRRQVLHLFGSEASRDAWPQLLTNMHSDHLQDTQQGPAQTCPPPFPTDIRKYFERISSYLKAKGYSPCSWEIVTTEIQAALSGFPGSHERSQD; the protein is encoded by the coding sequence ATGCTGCCGCTTCATCTGCTCATGATGGGAGGGGTGCTGCTGATGGGCTCCCTTGATTGTGGAGAGCTGAAGAGCTTACCCGCTCACCAGTGCCTGCCGGACAGAAACGATTTCCGACGTCCCTGGAAGAAAGGAGCTGTCTCCCGGGAGGAGTGGCAGGAAGCCACCTGTTGCTACCCCGAGGTGCGCAGGCAGGTCCTCCACCTCTTCGGCTCAGAGGCCAGCAGAGACGCCTGGCCACAGCTACTCACTAATATGCACAGTGACCACCTGCAAGACACTCAACAGGGGCCGGCGCAAACCTGTCCGCCACCTTTCCCCACAGACATCCGCAAGTACTTCGAAAGGATCTCCAGCTACCTGAAGGCCAAGGGATACAGCCCTTGCTCCTGGGAGATCGTCACGACAGAAATACAAGCGGCGCTTTCCGGGTTCCCAGGGTCACACGAAAGGAGCCAAGATTGA